In Aminiphilus circumscriptus DSM 16581, the sequence CTCCGATAACGACGGTCTCGACGACCGACACTGGGAACTCGGAAAGGGTGTGGTTGATTGGTCCGCCTTCGCCGATGCCCTTGCCGCCGGAGAACGTCCGCCGGTGCTCTGTCTGGAGGTCATTCAGGACGATCCCGAAGAGGACGAGACGACCTTTCTGCGGAGGAGCCTGGCCTTCCTCGACAGACTCGCCGGAGACGTCACGGACGTGCGGAAGGGGCGGCTCGCCGGGTGTAACGCGATGGAGTAGAGTGCGTGGAAGACGACGGGGAAAGATCTGCCTTTTTCGGGAACGTCTTTTCGGGAGCGTTGCAGTGTGGGAAGGAAGGTCTTATGGCGGTGCTCTCCGTGGATATCCAGTTCAAGGGGGCGGGAGACGTGTCCGCGGCGGTTGTCGTGCTTCTCGGAATGCGTCAGGGAACGCGGCAGTAGCGGAAGCGGGGGCGTCCCGGCTTGCCCTCCGGATCCTCCTGGATGCGGAGGGCGCTTCCCCGCTCGACCAGATATTCCAGATAGCGGTGGGCCGTGGGGTAGGCGAGACCGAGCGCGGTTGCGACGGCGCGTACGTCGAAAGGACCTTCCTCCTCCAGAAGGAGATCCTGCACACGGCGGAGCGTGGCTTCGCTGATGCCCTTTCGCGGGGTGTCTTTTCGCATGTCCCGTCGATAGCGCGCAAGTTCCCCGTGAAGGCGGATTCGGGAGGCGAAGTCCGCGAGACGGACGGGTTTGCTCACGAAGTCATCGGCGCCAGCCAGAAGAAGCTCCTTCGCCACCGTTGTCGATTCCTCCACGGTGAGCACGAGTAACACCACCGATCCCGACATCTCCCGCGCACGCCGGATGACCTCTGCACCGCTCAGCACAGGCATGTGGTAGTCCACGAGGAGGATGTCGAGACGATCCTCCCGGATCCAGGAGAGGGCTTCCTCGGGATCTGTGGTGGTGCGCATCTCCCATCCCTGGGAGACCGCCATGGCCTCCAGGGTGTAGAGGATACTCCGATCGTCGTCCAGAGCGCCGAGATAGAGGCTCAAGGTGTCTCTTTCCCGCTTTTTCCGAAGGATACAAGGGGCAGCTCCACCACAACGGCCGCTCCACCGAGCGCATCGCTCCTGCCGTATTCGAGGATTCCTCCATGTTCCCGCACGACTTCCTCAACAAAGGAAAGACCGAGTCCCGTGGAGCCCCATCCGGAGCGTCGCGGCCGTGGTGGAGTTTCCATGCCCGAGCCGTTGTCCTCCACGAAGAATTGCACCCGCCCCCGTTCCGGATCGAGGGCACTCCCCAGGAGAATCCTTGGCGTGGGATGGTTTTCCGTTGCCCGGTGGGCGTTGTCCAGGAGGTTCACCAGTGCCCTGGAGAGGCGGACCATATTTGCCGAAATCCACGCTTTTCCGGCGCTTTCGGTGTCGAGCGCGATGGCGTTGCTCCAGGGGTGGGGGCGGATCTGGCTCAGAGCGTAATCCAGAAGCCCGCTCATCTGTACCGGGCGTTGGACCCTGGGATCGAGGATCTCCGAGATCATCTGGTTCATCGTCGTGGATGCCCGGAGGATCTCTCCCACGTGATGGGCCTCCTTTCCCGGAGGAAGGGACGTGGCAAGCACGTCCGCAAGCCCTGTGACGGTGGTGAGAGGGCGTTTCAGATCATGGACGAGGCGTTGCATCTCCTCTGTGGCCCGGGCCTGCAGCTCCGCTTCGCGGAGACGGGAGAGCTCGCGTTCCTGGTTCCGAATTCGCCGGAGCTGGGCCAGCTGCTTTTCGTAGCTCGCCAAAAGTTCCGTGGTGACGAGCGCTCCCGCGAAGACGCCGAGAAAGGAGACGAGGGCCATGCCGTTCAGCACGTTTTCCTTTTCAAGAAGAAGCGCTAGGTGTTTGAGGGCCAGCGACAGTTCTCCCCAGCCGAATCCCCAGGGCGTGAGAAGAGGGATCACGTCCAGCCACTGGAAGGAGAAAAGGAGGATGCCCAGAGGGAGGGCCTGATTTACCAAGCCGGACACGTCCCTGGTGAGGATCTGGATGAGAAGCACGCTCACCAGACTCAGAATGGCGGGAATGCCGAAGTGGGGGACGCTCGGAAAGTCGAGGAAGACCACGAGCTGATAGGAGAGAGGTACGGCAAGCAGTGGAAGAAGGCGCTTCAGGATAGGACGGCGGAATGTCGATGCGGAGGCGTCGGCGAGAAGAAACCACCCTTCGTAGAGGAGAAGAGCCCGGGCCGCGTTGGTCAGCACGAGAATACCCGCCGCGGCGAAGAGAAAACCACTGTCGTCCCGCTCCGCGGCGAGTTCGAAAAAGGAAAGCACGTGGCGGACCGGCTGGTCGAAGAACTGGGAGAGGAGCCAGAGAAAAAGAAGGAGTGCCCCGACCGGGCCGGAGGAAAGGGCGGCGTGCGACGGTCTTTCGCGTTCGCGTTTCATTGTCCTGGGGACCTCCCTGGGAGACGGTGTCCATTTCAGAGTTTCAGGGGCATTATAGACGAGAGTGAGCTGAGATGGCCAATGTGTGTATGGTGTGTATGGACGGAAGTGATGGCTGTGTGAGGGTGCATGGGCGCGGGATGCCGCCCCGGGTGGATTTCGATCCGGTTTTTCGGGGAATG encodes:
- a CDS encoding response regulator: MSLYLGALDDDRSILYTLEAMAVSQGWEMRTTTDPEEALSWIREDRLDILLVDYHMPVLSGAEVIRRAREMSGSVVLLVLTVEESTTVAKELLLAGADDFVSKPVRLADFASRIRLHGELARYRRDMRKDTPRKGISEATLRRVQDLLLEEEGPFDVRAVATALGLAYPTAHRYLEYLVERGSALRIQEDPEGKPGRPRFRYCRVP
- a CDS encoding sensor histidine kinase; this translates as MKRERERPSHAALSSGPVGALLLFLWLLSQFFDQPVRHVLSFFELAAERDDSGFLFAAAGILVLTNAARALLLYEGWFLLADASASTFRRPILKRLLPLLAVPLSYQLVVFLDFPSVPHFGIPAILSLVSVLLIQILTRDVSGLVNQALPLGILLFSFQWLDVIPLLTPWGFGWGELSLALKHLALLLEKENVLNGMALVSFLGVFAGALVTTELLASYEKQLAQLRRIRNQERELSRLREAELQARATEEMQRLVHDLKRPLTTVTGLADVLATSLPPGKEAHHVGEILRASTTMNQMISEILDPRVQRPVQMSGLLDYALSQIRPHPWSNAIALDTESAGKAWISANMVRLSRALVNLLDNAHRATENHPTPRILLGSALDPERGRVQFFVEDNGSGMETPPRPRRSGWGSTGLGLSFVEEVVREHGGILEYGRSDALGGAAVVVELPLVSFGKSGKETP